The genomic region TTGTGAGCGCTATGAAGCTCCAGCCGTGCCGCCCGTCGTTCTTTGactcgcgcgacgccaTCATCCAGGCGGACAAGGCCCTCAcgggcggcgagaacgCCTGCATCATCTGGGACGCGTTTGCCGAGCGCGGCTTAGGTTCGGACGCCGAGATTGTCGGCCAGACTCCGTGGGGCGGCGGTGTCCGCAAGGACGGCTACAAGGTCCCGCCGACCTGCAAGTGAGCCCCGGGCACACGCATCAATACCCGTCTTGAACGTTTGAATGTCTGATCTGAAGCAATGTTGAAGTTTAGCCGTCTGTGTCGCCTCGCGTCTTGACGTAGAGTATACAGGTGTACAATGTATGTTGAAGTATGGCGAGTGGATGAGTTGCAGTGTGGCACGAGTGCTGTGTTGTGACTTTTGGGCGGTACCGGACAGGCGCAGATTGGATTGAAGCCAAGCTGTTCTGGCGGTTAGTGCTCGCGTTCAGAGTCAGAAGAACGGCGCTGTTGTGGCTGGATGGGATGATATCCGCGGATGTTCGCTGCGCTGCGCTGGGCTTTAGGCGGTGTGGTGTTGTacggcgacgagtgggGATATAGCCCGGATTAGCTGGTCCACCATCCCAAATAAAAATTCGCAATGGCTTACAAGATGAGTGATGCATCGCCTACAATGTCATACACGAGCTAGGCTAGAAGTTTGTCACGTCGCGGCCGAAGAAGAATGCGAGGGTCCAGTACACGGGGATGAGGATCTGGGATGAGCTCGGctctctcttctccttTCTCTCTCCTATCCtgtctcctctctcctctctcgcCCCGTGATAGCCCGCTTTTCCCACTCGAGCCACTCGCTCCGCTCGTTGCGCGCCCACTCACCTTATTCCGCCACCCCATCGCCAGAGTCGCATAATAACTTCTCCACACGATCCACGCCACGAACCCGCTTaacctcgccctcggaCCATCACTGGCCTTCGACCGATCGACCATTGCTCGATAATCGCCAATGAAGACCATACTGCCATGGTCTTTCCACTTGAACGGGGACGTGTCGTCCAGCCCCTCGCCCCGGCCTAACCGCTTCAATAGATTTGCCATGTACCCAGCCATTTGGGAGGCTACTTGAGCGGTGGCGGGAAGACGGTGCCCGTCGTTTGGGGTTGCGTTGTCCCCGATCGCGAAGATGCCGTCTAGGGGGGTTccgtcggcgtcgcagACGCGCAGGTGCGGGTCGACCTTTAACCTGATATCAGCCAtacctccctcctccctcctccctccaaACCCCTCCTCCAATACCCCAATCAATCGCATCGCCTTACcgcggcgcgtcggcgcACTCACGACTTAGACTTCGGGTCTTTATCGAGACCGGGCAACGTCTCGATGAACTCGTTTGCCTGCAACCCCGTATTCCACACAAGCAGACCATACGGTacgcgctcaacctcccccCCAACCGACGCAATGTCGATATAATCCTTGCCGACCGCCACAATCTTGCTATTCCCGCGCACCGTCACGCCAGCACGAGAGAACTTGCGTTCGGCATAAGCCCGCAAGCTCGCATCAAACGACTGCAAGATGCCCGGTGCGAGATCGTAGAGCGTGATTGAGATTTGATCCTTCAAATGAGGATAAATTCTGTACACGTCCTGCGAGACGAAATCGTGTAACTCAGCAGCGAATTCGACACCCGTAGgtccgccgccgacaaTACGCATGCTCAGCAACCGGGCCTTCTCTTCGGGTGAGATGGTGGGTTCCGATGCCAGCTCTAGATTCTGGAGCAACCTATGCCGAATTGCCCTTGCTTCCCTCACATCCTTGAGGAAATGGGCATACTCGGTCACCCCTGGAGTGCCAAAAGACGCAGAGCGGCATCCAGTGGCGACGACAAGCTTGTCGAACTGCACATCATACGCGTCGCCGGGAGAAAAGGCCGCATGTAGTTCGGCCCCGGTAGTGTCGATGGGGAGGTCATCCTTGGTcgggtggaggggtggaAGGGCGGGTACGACGCGGACGGTTCGGGAGGTTAGGTCGATGGATTGCGCCCAGCCCTGTCCGTAGTTTACGTGTTTTATTCCTCGGACGGGTTCAGTCGCGCATTGGAATTCCAATGTGCCAACGCAGGTtgaggcgaggaagggggtGAAGCTGAAGTACGAGTTGGGTGAGATGAGGGTTACGTCGTATAGCGATTTGTCGGCTTTGCGCTGGGATTAGTCGTaggcggcgcgagcgcagcgagtGATGCCCAGacgggaaggaggggggatgaggatgaagatgaaAAGAAGAGAGCAAGACgacgagagagagagagacacTCACTGCAAGGTTATACCCTCCCCACCCGGACCCGAGGATCACGAGACGTTCCTTTGCGCCAACCGACGAAGACGCGAATCCACGGTGTGCGAGAGCTCTGGTTACTGATGTTGATGCTGTTAGGAGACGGAGCATGATTGTGAGAACGGTGAGATGGGTAGTTGCCGGCTGGTATATGTCCCATGTATGTGGAATGTGGTCAGTCACTATTATAGTGATGTCATGCGGAGTGATTCGGGACCGACGTGTGCTAAGACCGAGAGAATGAAACAGAGTAGATTTGGTTTTCGGTTAGGCGTTAGGCGTCACGGATGACAGATTGTTAATCAGGCGGCGGGTTGATGCGGAAGCCAGACAGTCTAGTTTGAAGCATGATCCAACTCCAactctcctccttcacTCGGGTTTGCCGACCTGCTCGCGGAAGACGTCTCGCAACCTCTGCCCACTCCTTGTCCCTAGCTAGCCCCCACGCCCCCTCGCCTGCTgctcgctcgcgctcgcgctcagATCCGATGCAGATTGCTATGATACTATGACAGTGCACAACTCTAACCCCGACAGACGGGAAATACTACCAACTATTTACTCGACACAGCTGTCGTCCCAGAACGTCTTCCCCTCAATGGTCGGGTTGACAATTCCAGCACGAACAGTCCAGTCGCCGAaccgctcgccgtcgtggcGTTCCTTGGCCCACTGCTTGATCATGGGCTCGAGGATCGCCAGGATCTCTGGCTCGGTCACACTCTCCTTGAACGGCTTGTTGAGGCGTGTGCCAAGGTGCGAGCCACCCAAGCACATCATGTACGAGCCTGGCGCCTTGCCCACAAACGACACCTCGGCAGCCCACGGACGCGAACAGCCGTTCGGGCAACCCGACATGCGCATGACGAGTGCGTCGTGTCCGacaccagcctcctcgcagatcttctcgaccttgtcgatAAGAACTGGGAGGTAGCGCTCCGACTCTGCCATGGCCAAACCACAGGTGGGGAAGGCAACAcatgccgaggacgagaggCGGAGGCCAGAGTGGTTGACATTGTCCAGACCCCacttggcgaggaggcgcttCATCTCAGGCAAGTCCTCGGTCGCGACGTCCGAGAGGATTACGTGCTGGTTGGCAGTCAGGCGGAACGTGCCCTTGTGCGCCTGCGCAACCTCGCGGAGACCGTCCTTGAACTGGTGGCGGGGCGAGTTCTCGACACGGCCGTTCTCGATGAAGAGCGTAAAGTGGTGCTTGCCGTCGTCACCCTGGATCCAGCCATACTGGTCGAGGTTCGAGTCGAAAGTGTACGCACGCTCGGGCTCGAAAGGCTTGCCGAAACGcttctcaacctcctccttgaacTTGGGCACACCAAGGCGGTCGACGGTGTACTTGAGACGCGCGTTCTTGCGGTCCTTGCGGTTGCCGTGGTCACGTTGAGCGAGCAtgatggcctcggcggccttgcAGCCGTCCTCGGGGAGGACGAAGCCAATAACAGTGCCGAGACGGGGGTACGTCTTCTTGTTCGAGTGCGTGACACCCATTCCACCACCGACAGACACGTTGTAGCCGACAACCTGGCCGTTCTCGACAATGGCAATGAAGCCGACGTCGTTGGTGAagacgtcgacggcgttgTCGGGTGGCACAGCGACCGCAATCTTGAACTTGCGAGGCAGGTAGAAGGGGCCGTAAAGGGGCTCCAGGTCGGTGAGGGCGTCCTGGAAGACGGGCTTCTTGTCGAGCCAGATCTCGTGGTAGGCACTAGTACGGGGAAGGAGGTGCTCAGAGATCGCCTTGGAGAAGTCGTACACAGTCTGGTGCACAGCCGAGATGCCGGGGTTAACCGAGCAGAGGACGTTTCGGTTGACGTCACCACAGGCCGCGATAGTGTCAAGGAGCGAACGGTTGATGGCTTGCATGGCGGGCTTGAGGTGCTTCTTCACAACGCCGTGGAACTGGAAGGTCTGGCGGGTCGTAAGCTTGAAGGTACTATTGCCGTGCTCGTCGGCAATCTTGTCCATGTTGAGCCATTGCTGGGGCGTACAGACACCACCGGGCATGCGGACACGGATCATGAACGAGTATGCGGGCTCGAGGccctgctcggcgagcgacTCGCGAATGTCACGGTCGTCCTGCATGTACGTGCCGTGGAACTTGGTAAGCTGTTGGTCCGAGGCACCAATGGCGCCAGTCgactcgtcggcgagaccCTCAAGAATGGTGCCACGGAGGTAGTTGGACGCAATCTTGATGTGCTCGTTGGCAATaacctcctcggcctcctcgacaacgtcgacagagtcgacgccgagagcgCGCCAGAGGTTGGTCTCCCAGACCTTGAAACCCGTCTTCCATCCGTCGGGGTCCGAGTCATCACCGAGACCAAGGGGAGCGAGCTCCTGAGTGCCGAGAGCCAGGATCTTTGGAAGGAGGTCCTTGGCGGGCTTGTTGTAGTACACGTAATCCTCCTTGCGGGGCCAGTACTTGGAGTCACCCATGCCGAAGACGGT from Cutaneotrichosporon cavernicola HIS019 DNA, chromosome: 2 harbors:
- a CDS encoding uncharacterized protein (Pyridine nucleotide-disulphide oxidoreductase) — its product is MLRLLTASTSVTRALAHRGFASSSVGAKERLVILGSGWGGYNLARKADKSLYDVTLISPNSYFSFTPFLASTCVGTLEFQCATEPVRGIKHVNYGQGWAQSIDLTSRTVRVVPALPPLHPTKDDLPIDTTGAELHAAFSPGDAYDVQFDKLVVATGCRSASFGTPGVTEYAHFLKDNLELASEPTISPEEKARLLSMRIVGGGPTGVEFAAELHDFVSQDVYRIYPHLKDQISITLYDLAPGILQSFDASLRAYAERKFSRAGVTVRGNSKIVAVGKDYIDIASVGGEVERVPYGLLVWNTGLQANEFIETLPGLDKDPKSKSLKVDPHLRVCDADGTPLDGIFAIGDNATPNDGHRLPATAQVASQMAGYMANLLKRLGRGEGLDDTSPFKWKDHGSMVFIGDYRAMVDRSKASDGPRARLSGFVAWIVWRSYYATLAMGWRNKILIPVYWTLAFFFGRDVTNF